The genomic DNA CTCATTTTCACCGGAATCATGCTGAAAGACCCGTCTTTTTTCATCAAATCAACGATGTTTTGTCTCTGATTCAGATCTACCCAGAAATCAAGATCGATTGCACTCTTTCCAATCACTTCATCCCTTGTATACCCCCAGTGATCTGTAAATTGCTTATTTACTTCAAAAAACTGGCCGTTGGTTAGATCACTAATAGCAATGCCTTCCGGTGCGAGATTGAAAATTGTTTTAAATAATCCCTCTTCATCTTCTAAAGTTGCAGTGGTTTGAATATTTTTGGAAATATCTGATATTATCCAGATTCTTCCCATTATTTCATCATTTTTGCCTAGAAGAGATTTTGTTTCCAGCCATTTATCTCCTGTAAGACATGAGAATTTTTGAGAGAACTCAAGATGCGGATTATCTTTGATCCTTTCTACCAGTTCAAGGAACGACTCTGGTTCGATATTCAGGTCAATAAATTTTGGCAATAATTCAATAAGATGATTATTAAGGTAACTATCATCCAGATGGAACATCTCCCGGAATGATTGATTAAAAAACAATAATAAGAGATTTGGATCGGTTATGACGATGCCATTCGGCAGAGCCTCATATCCAGTCAGGAACAGATCACAACTGTGCGACAATGCAACCATGTATCAATATACTCAATTTTTCTTAGTTCTTATATCAGTTTATTTTTATGCCACTGTAAAGTGTCCCATCCCGGTTGCTATTCGTTGAATTGCTAGAGTTGCTTCTGAAATTGCCCTGGATATCTGATCTATTGAGGCGGTTACTTCTTCTGTTGCTGCAGCAGAATCCACCGCTTCTTTTGCGGTTTGCCGAACCATGTTTTCAATCTCATTGACAATTGCGGTTATCTCCTGCACTGTTGCAGCCTGTTCCTCTGAGGCACTGGCTCCTTCTGCCAGTTGTTCATAAATGAGATTAATAGCGGCTACAATCTCATTAAACACTCGTAATGTCTCCCTGACTGCCTCGTTCCCTGATTTCACCTCATGCAGTGATTTTGTCATGGAATCTGAAACGATCTGTGACTTTTTCTGGAGGTTTCCTATAATAGTGGCAATATTTTCTGCTGACTTTTGTGACTCCTGTGCAAGTGATTTGACCTCATCAGCTACGACTGCAAATCCCAATCCGGCTTCTCCAGCCCGGGCTGCTTCAATGGCCGCATTCAGTGCGAGAAGACCGGTCTGCTCTGAAATCCCGGTGATAATGCCTACTATCTTTCCTATCTCTTCCATCTGGTTATTGATGTCCTGTATATTGCTCCCCGTATCTTCAAATGAGACCATGATTCCATTCATTCCTCGCTCGGCTTCTCCTGCAAGTTTCAGCCCTTTTTCTGATAACTGCACAGTCTCCATGGCTTTTCCTGATGCCTCCTCTGCAGCAGCGGCAACAGCTCCGACTGCTTTTGAGAGATCATCCATGGCCGAGAGGACCTGAGTAATACTCCTGCTGCTCCGCTCTGCAAGCCCGCTTACCGATGAGGAGTTCTGTGCAAGCATAGTGGTTGTACTGGAGACCTCGGTTGCACTGGCATTGGTCTCTTCCATCAACGCCTGTAATGTCTCAACCTCTCCCTTAACGCCGTTGATTGCGTCAGATACACTCATTCCACTGTTATCCAGGGCAATCTTGAATTTTTCAAAGTCACCCTTCACCTGCGCCTTCGTATCATATCGGGCGGTAAAATTACCGGTAGCATACTTATTGACAATATTCATGGCCTCCTGAAGAGGATGAACAAAGGCTCTGATTAGATCATTGACACTCTGGACCGTTACGAAAAATTCCCCTTCGTGCTCCGAGGTATTGATGGTTGCATTGATATTACCATTCTTTATCTCGTTTGCAACAGCCATGATAGCTTTATTGGCTAGTTTTGATCTCTCAATATTCCGGTTGATCTCTTGGGTCTGTTTGAAAAGAGGACGGTATAACTCATCAAATACCCATTTCTTTAGCAATATCCATGAGGGGTCTCACTCTTCCTGCTTCGAGGTCTGCTAAACCTTCCTCAATTCCTTTCAAGGTTTCATCAGAGAGGGGTTCATCATCGACAGTCATATTTATCAGCCTCTCGATTACATCACAGTACGTCTCTCTAGGATGTTCTTTCAGGGAATTTTAACCGGTCACCTGCTCATTCACTCTTATAAGAACAGTAAACAATTACATGTGTATACCCATATTAACTAATATGACGATCTGAATGGGGGTTGCGAAAAATCCTTTCATTCTTCAGAAAATTTCACTTTTGCCCCCTGTATGCGACAACAGGACCCGGCTTCAGGAGTCGGGCACTATCTTTTTCCCGTTGGGTCCTGCTGACGAACGATATTCAAAATTAAAATCCGGAAGCGAGATTTTTTTACCTATCACACGCTGGATTACCTCATTC from Methanospirillum hungatei JF-1 includes the following:
- a CDS encoding methyl-accepting chemotaxis protein encodes the protein MAVANEIKNGNINATINTSEHEGEFFVTVQSVNDLIRAFVHPLQEAMNIVNKYATGNFTARYDTKAQVKGDFEKFKIALDNSGMSVSDAINGVKGEVETLQALMEETNASATEVSSTTTMLAQNSSSVSGLAERSSRSITQVLSAMDDLSKAVGAVAAAAEEASGKAMETVQLSEKGLKLAGEAERGMNGIMVSFEDTGSNIQDINNQMEEIGKIVGIITGISEQTGLLALNAAIEAARAGEAGLGFAVVADEVKSLAQESQKSAENIATIIGNLQKKSQIVSDSMTKSLHEVKSGNEAVRETLRVFNEIVAAINLIYEQLAEGASASEEQAATVQEITAIVNEIENMVRQTAKEAVDSAAATEEVTASIDQISRAISEATLAIQRIATGMGHFTVA